One region of Caldimonas thermodepolymerans genomic DNA includes:
- a CDS encoding class II glutamine amidotransferase has product MCQLLGMNCNTPTDIVFSFTGFAHRSQEHADGFGIAFFEGAGVRLFVDHQAALHSPVAELVRRYPIKSTNVIAHIRKATQGRVALENCHPFVRELWGRYWVFAHNGDLKGFSPRLHAAFRPVGDTDSELAFCWLMQELAKNHASVPTPEQLTETLRELVPVVSKHGTFNFMLSNGHALWAHCSTRLHYLVRQHPFSTARLQDEDMTVNFAEVTTPQDRVAVIVTEPLTANETWVPFAPGEIKAFLDGQLLAT; this is encoded by the coding sequence ATGTGCCAGCTGCTCGGCATGAACTGCAACACCCCGACGGACATCGTGTTCAGCTTCACGGGGTTCGCGCACCGCTCGCAGGAGCATGCCGACGGCTTCGGCATCGCGTTCTTCGAAGGCGCCGGCGTGCGGCTGTTCGTCGATCACCAGGCCGCGCTGCACTCGCCGGTGGCCGAGCTGGTGCGCCGCTACCCGATCAAGAGCACCAACGTCATCGCCCACATCCGCAAGGCCACGCAGGGCCGGGTCGCGCTGGAGAACTGCCACCCGTTCGTGCGCGAGCTGTGGGGTCGCTACTGGGTGTTCGCGCACAACGGCGACCTCAAGGGCTTCTCGCCGCGGCTGCACGCCGCGTTCCGCCCGGTGGGCGACACCGACAGCGAGCTGGCGTTCTGCTGGCTGATGCAGGAGCTGGCCAAGAACCACGCCTCGGTGCCCACGCCCGAGCAGCTGACCGAGACGCTGCGCGAGCTGGTGCCGGTGGTCTCGAAGCACGGCACCTTCAACTTCATGCTCAGCAACGGGCACGCGCTGTGGGCGCACTGCTCGACACGGCTGCACTACCTGGTGCGCCAGCACCCGTTCAGCACGGCACGCCTGCAGGACGAGGACATGACGGTGAACTTCGCCGAGGTCACCACGCCGCAGGACCGGGTCGCGGTGATCGTGACCGAGCCGCTGACCGCGAACGAGACCTGGGTGCCGTTCGCGCCGGGCGAGATCAAGGCCTTCCTGGACGGGCAGCTGCTCGCGACCTGA